The following DNA comes from Marinilactibacillus sp. Marseille-P9653.
AATTTGTACAATGCAGATGTCAATTATGTTACCAGACAAGTAAATAACACCAATAAATTTACTTGGACTGTTCCTGTTAATATTCGCTATATAAAAGTATCTTATCCAGCTTCAAGTCAAGTTAAAATTGCAAGAAGTACGAAAGATACCGGTTGGTCTGAAGCCCCGGAAGATACCAACAAGGCTATAACCACAGTGCAAACTGAAATGGAACAAACGGCTGAACGATTCAGTCAATCCATTATACGTGTTGAATCAACACTGGATGGTAAGGTCGAAACAAAAGCTTTCAATACTTTACAGTCTGATGTTGATCGAACAATCAATCGAATTGGAACAGCTGAAGGGAGATTGAATACGGTAGAAAGCACTGCCAACGGTACATTACAGACGGTAAGTGGACCTAACGGATTATCTACTCAAATCGCTACGTTGAGTGATGGCTTTAGCGTATTGAGTAAGCAGACAGTGAAAAATTTAGTACCCTTAAGCGAAGCTGGCAACGCAATGTCCTATACCTGGTCGGCTGGCGCAAATGTCACTAAACATGGTGATAGCAACCCAGGATTTACGATTACTCAATTGATAGATACGGCTATCGCAGACAGTAGTTGTAGAATATGGCAATCAGTGCCTATGATTTTGACCAAAGGAATGGTTTACACAATTAAAGTTGTTATTAATACAGATTCTCCTTACGATAAGGAAATCACCATTGGCCAAGGGAATAACGCTTCTAATGTTAAAAAGAAACTATCATATGGCGTGAACACAATCAGTTTTGTTTTAGAAGCAACAAACGACAACACATTATCAATTTACTTTCATAAAAAAGGGACGTATAGAATTCGATCTGTCTCTGTAGTTGAAGGCGGGGGCGCTTCAGAAGGGCAACTATCGGTACTAAAAGATCAAATTGATTTAGCCGTAACAGAAGGCGACGTCGTCGGCCGTATTAATGTACAAGCTGGCCGAAACCTGATCCAAAACAAACAAATTGTGATGGATGCGGAGACGACTTACTTTACGGGTAAGGTGTTTATTCCTGATGCCGCTATTTTAGAACTTAAAGCCAATAAAATATTTGGTACCGAGGGAGATTTTGTTACGTTACGGTCCAAAGTTATCATTGCAAATACGATCTCTGCCGTTCACCTCAAGTCCGATACAGCCATGATTGATAAACTCTTTGCCACAACGGCTTTGATTGACAGATTGACGTCTAAACAAGCCTTTATCTCCAGTATCAAGGCAATCGACATTTCAGCTGACAACATTACAACAGGGACTTTGAACGGTGCTCAATTAAATATTATCAACATGAATGCTCGAGCGATTTCAACAGGTACAATCAACGGAGCGAATTCTAGCTGGAATTTGGCTACTGGACGAATGGAATTTATTAATCCAGCAACAAGTGATATCGTTGCGTTCACTCAAGGTCAAATCATTTTCAACCGTGGGAGTCAAAGTCGTCAGTTGAATTATTTCGCAGAGGGCTTGGAACTATTAAATGGTCCAGGGAATACCGGAACAGGTTTGAACACATCTTTAAGATTATCTAGTACGGGGCGTGGATCCTATAAGTATATTCAGTTTTCTGATCCAAATTATCAACAACGTATACTGGCATTAGATAACCATATGTATATCATGCCTGGTACAGGTGGTCGTGTCATAATGCAGATCTACAATAGTAATGTTGGAGGCAGTGGATATGCAGGAGTTGAAGCCAGTTATTACGAAACACAACATACAACTGGAAATACCATCAGGATTATCGGAGACCGAATCGAAACCCCTCGTACAGGATCCAGAGATATCTTCTTATCACCCAATGGAACTGGCGTAGTAAGAGTGGGGAATACGAGTGGAGACTATTACAATATTCGTGCAAGTACCTTCTTAACCTCTTCCAGCCGGAAACTGAAAACCAATATCCACCCTACAGATGTAGATGCATTATCTATCATCCATGGTTTACAGGTGGTTAACTACTATCTGATCAAAGACTTAAAAGATGGTATTGAACATACGCAAATCGGTCTAATTGCTGAGGATAGTCAAATCGTTGCTTCTTTAGAAGGAGATAGTATTGACGGTTACAAAGTAGATGCCTATCTAATTAAAGCCGTTCAAGAGGTAGACAATAAAGTCATCAATCTTAAAGAACATGTCATGAGTGAATTTGAAAGAATTGCTTACGACAATTTGAAAAGAGATATCGAAATCAAAAAACTTAAAAAGAGACTGGATCTCTTAGAAGGAGCTGCTTAATGAAAAAGCTAGTATTCAAAAATAAAGATTTACCGAAGATCGCAGGGTTTTTAAATTCTGCGACGTTAGCTCCAAAGCCGACTCGAGGAAAGCACAAGCTACTTGACCGTGTAGAAGAAAAACGGAAAGAATTCTCAACGGATGAAATGGAGATTGTGAAGACGATTGCCCAAATAGATGAAAACGGAGAGATCGAGTACAGTGATGATTCTAGACCATTAGTGAGAAAAGATGCCACTAAAGCAGAACAAAAAGCTTTCACTGATGCAATGGACGTCCTTTCAAATGAAGAAGTCGTAATTGAATTTGCGGAGTACAGTAAAAAGTATGAATCGTTATTCAAGGCTTTAGAGGAATATGAAGAGAAGATTCCGGCAGAAGTTAGTTATGGGTATTCGTTACTCATGGATGCCTATGAAGAAAACAAGGAGGATGAACAATGAACTTAACCAGTATCGATTTTAATGATCCACAAGTGTTGGCCAACTACGTTGTAGAGAAGGACGGTTCAGCTTTCGATGGGAGACAGACGTTAGAACTCGAAAAAATCGAAACGCTATCATTGATTGAGTTGAAAACAGAAATCGGAAGCGAAATTAAGGAGGAACTAGATATGATCAACTTTAGAATTAATAATGTCCGAAGAGTATTCTCTACGCCTTCAGATTTTGAACCAAGTGCCTATGATGTCGATTTCTCAACGCCACAACCACAAGATGGCAACAGTCTTAGTGGTCGCGTACGATTGACAGCAGAAGAATATGAGAAAGCTGGTAGCGATCAGGAGAAATTGAAAGTGAAGATTGCAAAACTAGTAGAGACAGGCGAATAAGCTTGTCTCTTTTTAATTACTCTATGATATTATTATAAAATATAGGAGAGTGGATTAAATATGGAAAATAATAATTTATTTTATGATCACTTAGGAAATTTTCAATGGACCAGTGTAACAACTATTATATCTATATGCGTATTATTGTTTCAAATCTATCAGCAATATAGCATTAAAAAATTGAAACATAAGGATATAAGAGCAGAATTGAGGCTTAACAATTTAAAGATTCTTAAAAACGGACTCCTAATAATGATAGAATCGTATTCAATTAAAGCGACAGGAAAATCAAATGCTTTAAATCCAGAGTTTATTTCTAAAACAATTATCAATATAAATAATAAGAATAAACATGCTCAGCTTCTTAAATCAAAAATAGGAGGGGTAACAACTACTGTACGAGAAAAAGATAGAGTTGCCTCAAGCTTTATCGAATTGAGCGAAGCGTATAGTAAATATGAAAATGAAGAAATTAAAAATATTTACAAAAAAGAGTAGCCAATAGCGGCTGCTCTTTTTCTTTACACAAAATTATAGAAAAGAGGAAACCCGTGTTGTTACTAGAGTATTCAGATATCACAGGACAAGTTGTACAGATTTATAAGAATGGATTCATGCACGCGCTGATCTGGTGCGTGTTTTTTGATATCCTCACAGGACTATTGAAGTCGTTTAAAACAGGAGAGACAAGTTCAACAGTTAGTTTATTTGGGATAGCCAAACATGCATTAGTGGTACTTTTGATGTTTGTTTTGAATGTCTATTTACCACTGTTTGGTTTTGCCTTGTATGCGCAAGGTTTTACGTTATGGATGATTATAACGTATGCAATAAGTCTTACAGAAAACTGGGGCCATTTAGGGTTGCCGTTGCCAGACGTAGTCAGAAGTTCATTGATCAAATTGAAGAAGTCGACGGAGAACAAAATTCATATTGATGCCAATGTTATGAAAATTGAGGGTAATAATGAAGAAACAGAAAAACGTGTGACGGATATTGAAAACACTCTGAATAATAGTACATCTCAACAACTAAAAAATAAGGGGGAAGAATAACATGAATAAATCAACAATCTTATTTATCGCAGGACATGGAAAAAGAAAGAACGGTACCTTTGATCCAGGAGCAACTGGGTTAATCGCTAAAGGCGAGCATAAATACATGAAAGAGGATCTCTTTCCAGCTATGAAGAAACAACTACCTAAAGGCGCCAATGTTGTTTTCTTCTCCGACTATAATGTCCTCTCACATGGCAATCTGGAACAATTAGCTAAATCTTATGGTCCGAATACAATCGTGATTGAAATGCATTATGATGCTGGAATGACTGCGGCCCGTGGTGGTCACGTTATCGTATGGCATGAGTTTAAAGCTGATTCAGTTGATTTGAGTCTAGTTAAAGCGATTAAGAGTCGAGTTCCAATTCGTTATTCTCATAAGGGAGATTTAGGTATCAGCGGACGTAATCTAGGAAACGCTCGTACCGCTGCGAACAAAGGAATCAACTACCGTCTAGTAGAGCTAGCTTTTGGTACGAATTCGCAAGATGTCCTAGAAATGGTTCAGAATACGGATCTATTCGCTAAAGCTTTACTTGAGGCTGTATTGAATACCAAGTTAGATAAAGTGAATGTACCAGTTGCAGTTAAACCGATCAGTCCGGAAGTCGTTCAGCGTGAGCGTTCTATTGAACAGATGGCTACTGAAGTTATTAATGGAGATCATGGCGACGGACACAAGAACCGTCAAGAGTCACTAGGTCTTACGGATGCGATGTATCAACAAGTTCGCAATCGTGTAAATGAAAGAACACTAGGTACGAAGTTATCACCAAAACCAGTAAACAAAACAATTGATCAGATGGCGCAAGAGGTTAGAGAAGGAAAACATGGGGATGGTCATATCAACCGTCAGAATTCACTTAAAATCAGTGCTGCAGAATATGAAAAAGTAAGAGCACGAGTGAATCAGTTAGAAGGTCTTAAAACTGTTCAAACTGCTAAAATGCCAGTAGCAATAAAAGTAGGAGATAAAGTGACCGCTAGTCAGCTGTATGGAACAAGTAATGCAGAAAGTCCAGCACGTAAAACAGCAATAACTGGATACGTTGATAAAATCGATAAAAAATGGAGAAATCCTTATCGTTTGGTTAAAACGAAAGGAAAACAGGATTATATTGGATTTACTCGGAAAAATAATTTGAGGAAATAGAGGAACGTTTGTTGCCTTTTGGGTTTTTTATGTTATAATTAAGTATATTCTCCAATAATATATGTATTGTCGAACGAGAAGCTATTGTCTTCTCGTTCTTCTTTTGTTTTAATAGTTTTAGACGTACATATTAGGAGGAGCTAAAATGGCTAAAATTTATCGTTCGAAATTAAATATGAGTGAAATATCCGAAAAGATTCGTAAAGACCCTGGTTATCTAAACAAGATACTCACGAAAATGCTAAATGAGCTTGAATCTGGACAGTCGGTTGATAGTGAAGAAGATGAAAACGTCTATTATAGGCTACATTATATAGAAAAGAATTTCGCTTTAAGAACTGTAAGTGGAAGATTATTTAAAGTTGAAAAGAGTAAAGAAGTTAATCTTTTGGATGGAGAAGAGGTTGAATCTCAAATACTTAAAAATATGTTCTCTCAAGTTGCCTTTAGTTTTCAAGTGGATCAAGAAATTGTCGCTTTTGTGCCTAAAAGGGATTTAAGTAGAGATGAGTTTCATAAGTATTTTGGAAAGATCTTGACTAAGATGCAACCCGAAATCAAAGAAGTTAATTTCCAATTATTATTTGATAAAAGGGCATTCAATAAAAGACTGTCTAAAATTGACAAAGCAACTCGCGCAACATTTACGCTAGTAAAACCTAACGGTAAAGCTGATGAAGAAGTTGAAGAATTTGCTGATATGTTAACAGATACGGGAGCTGCTAAGTCCAAAATAAGTTTGGAAGCAGATAAGAAAAGTCCTTTGAAGAAAAGCTCAGAAACATTTAAAGCGTTACTTAAATACGTCTCAAACGGATGGGGTAGTGCAAATATAGTTGGTTATTCAGAAGAAAAGGGAAAAACTGTCACTATTGATACCAAAAAAGATGTGTTAGATACAGATCCTATCTCCGAGTCGAATAAAGACTCACATAAATATATAGAAAATAAAATATTTGGCAGAAACGAATAAGATTGCAGAGGTAATCAAAATGAATGAAAAGAGAAAAAAATTAATTTTGTTATCTAAAGAATCAGGTTATAGAGACATGATGAAAAATATCAGAATGTGGGAAGACTTGTTTAATGATGATTTAAAATGGATCTCAATAATATTATCATTATTGTTTACAGCTTTGGTAATGTTATTAAACACAAAAGGACAAGCTATAAATTTTCTATCCAATCTTTTACCAACGATGATAGGTGGAATGATTGGTTTGATGGCATTTTCTCTGTCGGCCATTGCTATAGTAACATCAACAGTTAGTGATACATTTTTATATTCCGTATTAGAAAGTTCTGAAAATCAAGGTCAACAAAATAACGAAGATAAGCCTGATCCGTTTTACAAAATAAAAGTATTAATGTATACATTTTACTTTTCTGGAGTTATGAATCTATTCTCAGTTTTTATTCTCACAGTGAGTTATGCGTTCACATATTTTCCGGTATCTGATTCTTTTAGGATAGTCTCATTGCCTATACTATCAATTATTACCTCGTGTATAGTGGTTTTCTCACTAATCTATAGTTTAAAATTGATTGGAACCTGCATTAAGATTAGATTCTTGACTGTTAACGATAAATGACTTTTTAAGTTTAAAATCCCTCGTCCTTAATTGGATGAGGGATTTTTTTACGTTGTTGAAAGTAGAAGTATTAAAGGATATAATCTAGTTACATAACGTACTATCAAGTCATAGTCCTATGATGTGAGGTTTACGCCTCGTATATGTTTTGACCCTCGCTTTGGCGAGGGTCTTTTTTGTGTAACGATATAGTAAATAAGTGTAATAAATTTAGAAAAATCACTTGCTTAATTATACCGTATGCGGTATAATATAAATACAAGGAGGTGAAAAATATGGGTAAGCGTAAGGACAGACGAAAAAAAGAAGCCCTAGAAAAGATTAAGCTAGCGAGTGCAATCGCAACAATGCTTAAAATCTTCCTAGAACTTCTAAAACTAGTCTGTAAATAATAAGGTGGGGAGTTCGCTCCCCTTCTTCTTACTCATAATATACTATGAAACTATTTAAAAGTAAAGTTTGGGACAACATCAGAATCGTAACATATAGTGCCACACTTGTAGTGGTAGTTCTTGAAATCATTGAACTGATTTCAGACTGGAAGGAAGAGCGATAATGCCAGAAAAGAAAACAAGTGATGCCCAGATCAAAGCAACGAGAAAATGGGAAGAGAAAAATCGTAAGAAAACGACCATTCAAAGCTACCGCAGAACAGCCCGTAGCTTCATACGAAATCACGCTGATGAAGAGGCTCTTCAAGAACTAGAGCAGCTTATTCGGGATAGAAGAGAACAGTTAAGGGCAGACTAATCATCTGCTCTTCTTTTGTTATAATATTTTAGTATGTCGAATAACTCTACATTTCTAATTTGATCAAGTGTAACTCTTTTCTCTACGTTATCTTTATTATTCCTACGAACATCCAATACTACTTTGTCATTCGCAAATCCTAATACCATTCCTATAACATCGGGATAGTAAAGTCCATCTCTAAGTATCGCTGCTTGAATCGCTACAGGTAATTTCGTCACATAAGCCGTATACAAAACCTCAGCGATTGCTTCTTCGGTCATTTCTTCTTTAGGTTCAATCTCTCCCAAACCATCATCAATCTTCATTTTCCTGATATAATCTTTCTGTTCAGACAATATCATTCCCTGCCATTTCATCTTTCCACGATCTTTGTATCCCAATTTATCTGGATTCAATAAGGTAACTTCTTCTTTAGCATTTTGCATATCAATCACTCCTTTACACGAATGTACGTTCCGTATATAATGATTATAGGAACGTTTGTTCGAATGGTCAAGTAATTTAAATTCAAAAAGTCACTTTATTTAAATAAATAACAGTATTATAATAAAGTAGAGTAATTAAATTAGAAAAAGGAGGTACATACTTTGAAAATCAAAATTGAAATGGACGAAAGTACATATAGTTTCTTTACCCAATATTGCAAGAGTATAAAAGCAACACCGTCAAAAGCAATAAATTATTTCG
Coding sequences within:
- a CDS encoding phage tail spike protein, yielding MIPILFKKDEKQFRTYGIGELSDFTLSPEVRRERNGLYTFYMEYAPDGVLADQLDEGMKIKSDAGVRTKWQTFEINRVVKRSGENIQVYANHISMRTAKDVIKPKVSGSNLDGQGLLRLWANNLVGDDQWDVWSDVSTQVSVNWSIEDFDNAREVLGGREGSILDRIGGEFEFDNQMIRLHKEMGRNAPIVLEYGRNIISIEKEDQNESKYTAIYPFATFTPENRDTTQIVSLPEYYIDSKYAGMYDHRKIQLVDFTSEFDNDNKPTVTKVRELAKKYIESNEVGAPHTNIKVEYVDLAKTLDYEQFEYMEEVELNDRLPIYYPKFDITNNQAKAVVIVYDPIKEENKSVELGVIGQRFGQVLTGNTTERLNKIEKEQKNQMLYVINAAGNRVWYSTPPEDMEHKIGDVWFDENGTHTLLKVWDGSQWIVKINTEDVDKVKREVEAVIEDAETDRKNTQEAIEQVLVDAEQYTNQKSQEFEIEFNSELDKVRNIAVTAPQQIEDAIQRAGFGGTLADLTDRIIQQSNTADQTAREAYNKALDSFNETGKLDTKINGVDQKVDEVNGSIRNRVWQTDITNAIDGIEVDSRNLVIRHDEVPGWLVSDGVLQPNHEMRTIKSVISVVPGETLMFTKTSVTGDNYWRWNLYNADVNYVTRQVNNTNKFTWTVPVNIRYIKVSYPASSQVKIARSTKDTGWSEAPEDTNKAITTVQTEMEQTAERFSQSIIRVESTLDGKVETKAFNTLQSDVDRTINRIGTAEGRLNTVESTANGTLQTVSGPNGLSTQIATLSDGFSVLSKQTVKNLVPLSEAGNAMSYTWSAGANVTKHGDSNPGFTITQLIDTAIADSSCRIWQSVPMILTKGMVYTIKVVINTDSPYDKEITIGQGNNASNVKKKLSYGVNTISFVLEATNDNTLSIYFHKKGTYRIRSVSVVEGGGASEGQLSVLKDQIDLAVTEGDVVGRINVQAGRNLIQNKQIVMDAETTYFTGKVFIPDAAILELKANKIFGTEGDFVTLRSKVIIANTISAVHLKSDTAMIDKLFATTALIDRLTSKQAFISSIKAIDISADNITTGTLNGAQLNIINMNARAISTGTINGANSSWNLATGRMEFINPATSDIVAFTQGQIIFNRGSQSRQLNYFAEGLELLNGPGNTGTGLNTSLRLSSTGRGSYKYIQFSDPNYQQRILALDNHMYIMPGTGGRVIMQIYNSNVGGSGYAGVEASYYETQHTTGNTIRIIGDRIETPRTGSRDIFLSPNGTGVVRVGNTSGDYYNIRASTFLTSSSRKLKTNIHPTDVDALSIIHGLQVVNYYLIKDLKDGIEHTQIGLIAEDSQIVASLEGDSIDGYKVDAYLIKAVQEVDNKVINLKEHVMSEFERIAYDNLKRDIEIKKLKKRLDLLEGAA
- a CDS encoding DUF1617 family protein — translated: MKKLVFKNKDLPKIAGFLNSATLAPKPTRGKHKLLDRVEEKRKEFSTDEMEIVKTIAQIDENGEIEYSDDSRPLVRKDATKAEQKAFTDAMDVLSNEEVVIEFAEYSKKYESLFKALEEYEEKIPAEVSYGYSLLMDAYEENKEDEQ
- a CDS encoding phage holin family protein codes for the protein MLLEYSDITGQVVQIYKNGFMHALIWCVFFDILTGLLKSFKTGETSSTVSLFGIAKHALVVLLMFVLNVYLPLFGFALYAQGFTLWMIITYAISLTENWGHLGLPLPDVVRSSLIKLKKSTENKIHIDANVMKIEGNNEETEKRVTDIENTLNNSTSQQLKNKGEE